From the genome of Candidatus Nitrospira nitrificans:
ATGACCTCAGCAGTTTGACCCCCTGAGAGGGGGCTGCTAGAATGCCGCCCTTGACGTGGTAGGGCGAGGCAGGTGTATAGGGGAGGCATTGTACGCGATATGCTGCGCATCCTGGTCCTTCACGGTCCCAATCTGAACCTGTTGGGTAATCGAGAAGCCTCCATTTATGGGACGACGACGCTTGATATGATCGATGCGTCACTGGAAAAGCTGGGTGGTGAACTTGGAGCTGAACTGGTTATTCGTCAGTCGAATCTCGAAGGAGAATTGGTGAACTGGATCCAGGAAGCACGACGCGGGTATCACGGCATTATCATCAATCCAGCGGCCTACACGCACACCAGCATCGCGATACGCGACGCCCTGGCCGCCGTTGAGTTGCCCACCGTCGAGGTCCATCTGTCCAATATCTATCGGCGTGAAGAATTCAGACAGCATTCATATGTGTCGGGGGTCGCGTTGGCACAGCTCGCCGGCTTCGGTGCCTCGGGGTATCTCTTGGCCTTGCGAGGATTGTGCGAGCACATATCTGCTGCCGGATCCAAGGGTTCTTCGGCGGCAGTACCTCAATAAGCGGAGCGAAGACGGAAGCGCAATCAGAATGTCACCGGGCCGGTTATGTGTTTCATAGAAGGGAGTTGCGAGTGATTTCTACGGTGGATTTTCGTAGCGGGGTACGCTTAATGGTCGAAGGCGAGCCCTTTCATATCGTCGAGTTTCAACACGTCAAGCCCGGCAAGGGCGGTGCGTTCGTACGGACGAAGTTGAAAAGCTATCTCTCCGGAAATGTGTTGGACCGGACGTTTCGATCAGGGGAACGGTTTGAAGAGCCTGATTTAGAAGAGCGTGACATGCAGTTCCTCTATGCGACCGGAGATTCCTACACGTTGATGGATACCGAGACGTATGAGCAATTGACGTTTGAGAAGAGTCAGTTGGGAGAGAATGCCGATTTATTGAAAGAAAATATGATCGCCAAGATCCTCGTCTATGAGCATCGCCCGATCGCCGTTGAGCTGCCGAACTTCATCGAGCTCAAGGTCGTGGATGCGGATCCGGGTGTGCGTGGAGACACGGCATCTGGAGGAACCAAGCCGGCGGTCGTGGAAACGGGGGCGACGATCAAGGTTCCGCTTTACTTGGAGGTTGGCACCGTCATTCGGATCGATACTCGCACCAGATCCTACGTGGAGCGTGTTCGGTGAGCCGTCGTCGATCTACTCATGCAAAAACCAAGGCTCGTCGGGTGGTGTTGCCGCAGGCTGGAGAGGAGACCGGGCATGAGGGTTCACTCACAGGGGGATCGACCAAGCAAATCCAAGAACTGATCGACCTGCTTCGGCGTAATAATTTGACCGAGCTCGAGTTTGAACGACAAGGCATCCGCATCCGCGTCCGCCATGATCTCGCCGCCAGACCGCTCGCGACATCCGCGCAGGAGTTTGCCCCCACTCCGCCTCAACAACCGATGCATTCCGCTTCAGCCACGACAGCAGTATCAGACGCAAGCACGGGTTTCTTGACCGTCACGTCCCCTATCGTCGGCACGTTCTACCGGTCGCCCTCACCCGATGCGGATCCCTACGTTGAAGAAGGTGACGTTGTGAAAAAGGGCCAAGTGTTGTGTGTCGTCGAAGCGATGAAACTCATGAATGAAATTGAGTCGGAAGTGGATGGTCGCCTTGCCAAGATCTTGGTGGAAAACACAAAGTCGGTGGAATATGGTCAGGCGCTGTTTCTGATCGATCCCAAAGCCGCTTCATAGGTCATTCTAAAGGCGGTCCTCGCCATCGTATCGGAGCCGA
Proteins encoded in this window:
- the efp gene encoding elongation factor P, giving the protein MISTVDFRSGVRLMVEGEPFHIVEFQHVKPGKGGAFVRTKLKSYLSGNVLDRTFRSGERFEEPDLEERDMQFLYATGDSYTLMDTETYEQLTFEKSQLGENADLLKENMIAKILVYEHRPIAVELPNFIELKVVDADPGVRGDTASGGTKPAVVETGATIKVPLYLEVGTVIRIDTRTRSYVERVR
- the aroQ gene encoding type II 3-dehydroquinate dehydratase: MRILVLHGPNLNLLGNREASIYGTTTLDMIDASLEKLGGELGAELVIRQSNLEGELVNWIQEARRGYHGIIINPAAYTHTSIAIRDALAAVELPTVEVHLSNIYRREEFRQHSYVSGVALAQLAGFGASGYLLALRGLCEHISAAGSKGSSAAVPQ
- the accB gene encoding acetyl-CoA carboxylase biotin carboxyl carrier protein, with the translated sequence MSRRRSTHAKTKARRVVLPQAGEETGHEGSLTGGSTKQIQELIDLLRRNNLTELEFERQGIRIRVRHDLAARPLATSAQEFAPTPPQQPMHSASATTAVSDASTGFLTVTSPIVGTFYRSPSPDADPYVEEGDVVKKGQVLCVVEAMKLMNEIESEVDGRLAKILVENTKSVEYGQALFLIDPKAAS